The stretch of DNA CACCATCTTTAGCTTACAACAGATCTCTTGCTTCTGCATGACATGATGGtccctgggcaggcagtggTGACCAGCAGGTCACTGTGCCTCAGTCCCTCTGTCTGGACACTGAATTGCACTATGAGTTTCCcctatttaaaatactttgcattGCTTTTCCAGGTAAAGAATCACTGCAGTTGTCCCAGGGACACGACAGAGTGTGAATGAGAGGAGGACTGGTTAGTGAAATCACggctctgctgctgtgattCACCCCCGACGTTGTTTGAGGTTTCCCTCGAGACAGGGTAAGGCTGGCGGCCTGATTCGACCAGTGTAAGCAGGATTAGCTGGGATGGTACCTCTGCAATAACTACATCTTGGCATTTGCAGACTATTTAAATGCTGAGATGAAAGGCTCTCCCTAAGTGGGGATGCTTTCTCTGTCATCAGCACAGCAGATGTGTgtctgcccagcacaggagctgttGGTTCAGCCCATTGGTGCAGCAGAACCAGAGTCATGGGAAGGCATTTCCctcatttctgtcctttttcccCAGAtccatgctgctgctgacaaGTGCAGAGAGACTCAGAGCCCCACTCATTCCACACTGCTTCAGGAAGTAAGGGCAGTTAAGGAATGGAAATAAACAACAAAAGTATGTGTTCTCTGCTTGCAAATTAACCTGCTTTATGACTGTGGACTTTGCATAAAACAGACAGAGCCAAACATCACCTGGACAGCTCGAGCTGTGTGGAATTTATACTGTGACTGTATCAGCAACCTGCTCTTGCTTACTCACTTATGTTCTCATTGCCTTTCATGTAATAATGATATCAGCTTACACATTGGCACATAAGGATTAAAGGCTACAGATTTATTATCTTTCcttaaaatactatttttagtTTCTAATTACTTATTAAGAACATCAGGGTGCAACCTTTCCAGCATTTTTCCCATACATTCATTGTTCCATATTCATCATGCTCCAGTGCACTTGGTTTGCAATCAGATAAACCAACAGGAGCAATGTGGGCGCTTAGAAACTAAGCCAACACCTgcttactctttttttttttttttggggggggggggggtttttttttttttttttcctaatagctGCAATGCAGGCTCTTCTTTAATTCCTGATTCAAGAAGCTACTAAAATCACCAGTTTGATATATAAAATATTGGCAACAGtcacatttctttctctccactATAGATGTTTTATGGCTCAGTTAAAAtaacttggaaaaaaagcagggatAAGTGTCTGCTATGAACTGTGACAATCACAGACCGTGGGGGCTCAGATCTGAATCCTCCTAAGAAAATAAGTGCAGAGAGACTTGCAATACAGTGTATCCATCTGTTTGAGTCTACAAAGACTTGTTTCTGTTTGATGCATTCCTAACTTAAACCTAACTTAAATTATGAAagggttggggttggaaggggccttagAGACCATCCCATCCACcctctctgccatggcagggacaccccccactgtcccaggctgctccagccccagtgtccagcctggccttgggcactgccagggatccaggggcagccacagctgctctgggcaccctgtgccagggctccccaccctcccagggaacaattcctgcccaatatcccatccagccctgccctctggcagtgggagccattccctgtgtcctgtccctccatcccttgtacAAAGTCTATTGTTCTGTCCTACAGATGCCTCCACATCAAACCAACCTAAGAGGACCAACTTCCCAACAGATCCCTCCTCCAGACCAATGCTGCTCAGAATTCCTTGGGAAGCTcatccctggagcaggaacTAGGTTTGCACAAACGGGTAAGGACAATGACTTTGTAAAGCAGCTTGAATCAGCAGTGACATCCTTGAACTGTGACAAGTGTCTGTGGAGAGAgaacccagctcagctcccaaCCACCAACACATGAAGCTTGCTGGAAGCTTCACACCTTGGAAACCAAATACATCCTTTTCTCTATACACTGGAACACATGGGTGGGTTTTAGGCTGCGTGTCTTTAGCCATACAAATTAAAAGTTCCTCAATAATTAACCAAACCGGGAATAGTCAAGGAACACAAACTTTGTGCCCAAAAGCAGCTTTGGAGCAGTTGACTCACCAAGAAGGTTTACTGGTATCAATTCTGTTTTAAGAACTAAACTGCTTGAAAACCAGCTCAGGAGCCAaagccacagagcagcctggaggcTGAGCTGAGGTCAGAATTCCCACTTTCTGCCCCTCCAGTTCACTGTGGCCTTCTCTTAACAACAAGAGTTGTTGTGAACAAGAGTGGGTGAAGAGTTACCTCTTACCTTACCCACAGCTACAAGGTTGCTCTGTTTTTATTGATTTGCCAGGCACTCTTTCCTGCTCACACATTTCTCACCAGGCAGTTTGCACGTTTTCAGCCTCCTGCCCTTTGaagatgcagcagagctgctgttgaaGCCAACAACAGCCAAGTCTCTGCATCACTGGCAGGATGTTGCTGTGAAGGTTTTCAGTGACTAAACCTAAAGCTGAGAGACCAGGAGAGCTGACCTTGGAAAATTATCTCATCCTGTTCAGAGTCACATAAAATCCTTTGCCAAATGtcttaatataaaatattttacgTCATGGATTGACAGAGTTCCTTTCTTACCCTTCCTTCCGTCCACACCAAATCCGATAAGTGACTCTTCTCAGTGAGGAGGCTCAGAGGATGGAGATCCGGTCACTTTATGTGCTAAGGACAGAAGTCTCAACATTTTACTGTTGAAACAGGAAACACTGTCAGATCCTTCTGGAGAATTCTATGGTTACATGAGCAAATACAAATTTTGGCCAGGGTAAAAATGGCAGAGGGCATCTCTCTGCTACGTGCAGGTCAAAGACCCTGGAAATGAAGGATGCAAATTCCAGCTCTTCATGGCCAACTGCAGCACTGTCTcgttttaccttttttttggTCCAGTTTCTGGGTTTGTGCAGTTTGATTTTTGGGTGTCACAGAGGCAGATGCAATATTcaacttatttttaattccttgtcAGAATATATTTGTTCTAATTCAGCATCAAGTTTTCAAGTTGAATAAAACAAAGTACCGTCAGTGTTCCCAACCTGTGTCTGGCAAGCAGGGCCCAGATGTGAGACAGCCGAGACAGATGTGGCCTTCAGCCCCCTGAACCTCCTCaccctccatcctccctccttccctacAGCTTCTGCCTCTCACCTCCGGCAGCCCCGGGTGTGTTTTGCACTGCCAGGCTCCCTGTTCTCCATCAGCCACCACATCACTGCCCCCAGCACGGCCACGCCACCGGCTACACCAGTTCTGACCCActgctcacccccagcccctccttctCGGGTTATTCCTGACACTAATGCCTGTTTTTGTTGGTCCGGAGTCTAATCTGGAGGGAGCGCTGGAGCactgggcagcaccagggcttCACAAACCCTGGCTGTGTGCTCCGCGCTGCTCAGGGTTTGCGTTTTGGACGAGCCAGAACTCCCAGTTCCCGTTTGATAACCGGTTTGTTCTGTCGCTGGGAGACACGCCCTCCCTCTGTAAATGTTACGAATCAGGCGTATCTGATCCATTATTCActaactgctgctgcttcccacttCCAGCTCCTATTAGAGGGAGCGCTCATGCCAGAAATGTCACGGTGGCATCATGTGACAGGTGGTATTGATTTAGCGCCGTTGGGCTTTAATGTCACTCCCGTTCAGTGGGACACACGGCGAGTGCACACGGATtcccagcagtggggcaggTCAGGACAGgagctcccagccagccccgTGCCGGGCCCTGGGACTCGGGAATTGCATCGGGAACTGTGCTGCAGACCGCGACACTTGAGtatctgctctgagctgctctaGCACTGTCATTAGAGTTTCTATgattcacagaatggtttgggttgaaggaTCTTaaaagcccatcccatcccagcccctgccatggcagggacaccctccactatcccaggctgctccaagccccatccagccgggcctggagcacttccagcaatggggcagccacagcttctctgggccgtctgtgccagggcctcaccaccctcacagagaacaATTTCTTTCATAAAAGAAACTACATTACAACTATAAATCCTAAGACTCAATTCTGAGGTTTCGCAGCAGGTTTACAGCAGATAGTGAGaagggaggtgacacagggtgtcacacagggtgtcacacaggggggcctggagcacttccagcaatggggcagccacagcttctctgggccgtctgtgccagggcctcaccaccctcacagagaacaATTTCTTTCATAAAAGAAACTACATTACAACTATAAATCCTAAGACTCAATTCTGAGGTTTCGCAGCAGGTTTACAGCAGATAGTGAGaagggaggtgacacagggtgTCACACAGGGTGTCACACAGGGAACAATCAGGAGCAGAACCCTGCTCTGCCCactccctccttttccctttttacagGATATTCCCTTTTGGCAGAATAGCTGCCAATTTGGGGAAGCTGCTCACAGCCTCAACTCTGCTGCACAAAGCGCAAAGAAAACCAAGGGAACACGTGCCCAAAACCTGGGACTGCCCAGCCAGAGGAGCCATTGTCtagcactctgctgctgccattcctgcaCCGTCACCAACAGCCCATGAGGGATCcttccagcacatcccatctgTGAGAGGACATGGCTAAACACTGAGCATTGTAACAACAGCGTCCCTGCCACCAAGGATAATGTTCTTAGCCAGAACAGCTTAGGCTGacccagtccctgctgctgcaaggCTTTGCATCACTGCATGCACTGGCCTGACACGACCCAAGCCTCCAAAAGggttttggtttaattttccTTGCTGTCTCAAATCAGGTAGTCTGCCAAGAAGCCAAGCAAggcccagccctgtgcctgaTAAACATCTCCCCATCTTGATTTCCCAAGCTTTTGGGAAAGTTAAGCAACTCTCACAGAAGGCCATTTCTATACATATTCTATATGTATTATTCTGTGGAGAGCTGCACACAGGCCCTGTGCCACGAAATggagctgagggctggagcagcagagcacccaCCACCCCCCACAGGTcagtcaaaaataaaaactgtcatTCATCTGGGAAATGTCACAAAGCCCTGAGTCATTGTTTATTCTAAATAGCACCGGCTCCCATCTTCAAAGTGGTGCTGAATGACTCCAATTGCTAAATGAACTCGAGAAAAGCGAAGACAACAACCCAGCCTTtgtgtgcaggggctgctgaggcAGTGGATCCGTTGGGTTGGGGGAAGAAGGGAACATTCTTCCACCTGGGAAAGAAGCCCCAGGAAGCAGAGGCTCAGTGCTCAACGGCCACTGGAGATAACAAAAAGTGTTACAGGGTTCACTCCTGGCCGTTCATTCAAAATAACAAACCCCATGGAATGTCAATGGTCAAAAGTTAACTGGTTTCTGAACTCAGTCCATGCAGGTTTCTTTGTAAATCAGTATCTGTGACTTGGGAGACAAGCTATCACTAGCAGCTCCCTTTCATGTCTTTCCAATcaaaaatttcttaatttacaTGTGCCAAAAAGTTACAGGCAACCCATTTTGCTGATAgcaaaattcagtttcaaaCTTGTCTGCAATGATGCACCAATCTTTTGCAAGctagggaaaaattatttcttccaagTAATAAGGAGGACAATGTTATGGACAATGTTATGTTGGGGTTGCACCCCAAAATCTCAACACACAAAAACCATTCCAGCATCACATTCAGCCCCTAAGAGAAGAGCTGGCATTGAAATGCCTGCAGGGAAAGTAGTGAACGATTAGAATTGAAAAATGATTTGGTGACACAGCATTGACTAATGAAGCACAGTAAAATGTCAAATAGATTACATacagatgaaggaaaaaactgggaaaagcagaagtgtCCATAAATTGATTCCTACAACAGTAAATTTCTCTAAATTCAAGGCAAATAAAACAGGAGTATATCACAGATATCTGAGTAGCTGGAATTAAAAGCTGTACCTCGTAATATAATTATTCATTTGATAATCTGTGAGTGGCATACTACATTACAAACATCATGTGAAGTGAACAGAAATACTTTGtgtaaaaaatgttaaaagttAACTGTCTTCATTAGCAGAGGCAGGTTTGTACAGAGGAGAGCATAGCTCTGACACAGAGCCTGGTGCTTTGGAATGTGTCCAGAGCAAAGCTGGACGTTCCTAAGAACCCAGTTGTGACAAACAGCTCTTTCCCCACCAtgccctgtcctggggctgtTGGGATCAGCAGCCAGGCCTGGAACACCCCATGGTTTGGTTCCAGACCAAAGCACAGCCGGGGtcacctgctgccctgcaccatgggacacacctgagcagtgagcagcagggatgcaggagggttTGCTTCCAGCTTATCACAAGCACCTACAGAGACTCTCAGGCTGTCACACAAACCCTGCTTTACTGCAGTCTCCAAGTTTTtctagcagcagcagcagtgttttaaaaatacgAGTTTATCTTTTCCGTTTTATTTTAGTGAACTCTTAAGAAAATGCTTAACAGGAATAATTGGCTCAAAAagaaatgctaaatatttttaagaattatttctaTCTTGAAGACACTACCTTCCTTTGCCCTCATCTTCCAGCACAAGCATGTTTGCACAGGTGAGGTCTGTGCCACCTGTGTGTACAGTTCCAAGGTGGCAGGGTCATGGTGTTTCCTTCACCAACGGCACCAACACAACACTGAGAGGTGAGAACATTTGCACACACAAAAGGGAAGTAAACACTGCACAGAAAGCAACTCCAGTCCTGCAGTAAGTCTCAACTGGAGAAGATGGTAAAGTCCCAAGTCCCAAATACTCATCTGGGCAAAGGGTGAGCCTGAGAAGAGTTTTACCTGTTAATACTCTGAATCTGAGCCAGACAAGCACCTGAACAACAGAATTCTCTTCCTACACCTGCAGCTGTGTATGCACagaactgaaattaaatatccTGTTGGCAGCAAGCTCCTAGGTCAGAAAAGCTGTAAAGACAGGAAAGAGTGTAAGACTTCAACTGTTATTTAAATTTGTATTGACTAAACACCTTTTAGGAGTAATAACATTTGTCACaaccacattaaaaattactgtatttatCCAAGAAAGAACTTGTTAGCAGCTCAGTGTAAATGCTCACTGTTACCCCAGTTCCCCCGTCAAGAGGCAACAACAGTCACCAACTAAACAAGGATCCAAGTGTGGAAAGCCTTCCTCAGGAAACCCTccactgcctgcccagggaggagatCCAAGGTGGGCCTTGGACAGGCCTATCTATGTCCTCTTTAAGGACATTGTCACAGGACTGTGACAATTCTCACACCAGCTGAGCTTTCCATTGCACTGCAGacagctttaaataaaatggaaCACAATCATTTCAGTTTGGGGAAAATCCTGATGAAGAGAATCATGCTGATgaatataaaacaaacaacaatgAGCATTATCCACAGCAGCCAGTTGACAGATTTCTTGGCGTGCTGTTCCAGGCGGTCAGACTCGTCCTTGAGCTTCTCAAAGTTCTGGTCTGCCATCCTGAGGGAGTGTGACAGTGTCTGTGGAGCAAAGAGAGCAAACAGTGTCAGCCTCACAGCTGCCAAGTCTGGCAGCTTCCTCCAAGAGAGAAAAGGttcagctgcaggcaggtgtTGCCCCCAGTCTCCCCACTCCAATCCCACCTGGAATCGAGCACAGGATTTCACATATCAGCCCTTGAGCCTTGTGGGTTGCAGAACTGAGGGGTCACAGCTCAACATGCACTACCTGGTTGTCCTGTTTGATCACGTTCTGGGCAGCCAGGGTGTTGTTCTTGAGGCTGCGAGCCAAGCTGAGCATTTCCTCAGCCAGCTTCTCCTGCATGTCCTggtggtgctgcagcacagcatccagCTCCACTGCCGACTGCTTCTCATCTGATGTGAGGCCTCTGTAAGagcacaagggaaaaaatgagatttccaCTTCCTTGTGGGGCAATCTCACAAGTTTTCTTAGATTTTGCATCTCTACAAGACAACAAGGCCCATTGAGTCAGCTGAAGCCATTACATTTTGGTTTCCCATGAGCAGACACTTCACCCAATTTAAAGCATATCTGGGATTTAAAGGTCATTGGGAAAACAGTTCCCGAAACACTGAGCGCTGGAATGAGAAATTTTCACTTACTTTCGCTTCCTTATGTTCAACTCCTCAgaatctggaaaaataaaaaaaatgtttagcaTGTTACAAATTCCCATGTAATCACAAGCTGAAAAACCAAGTCTCCCGTAATGGATTTTTCGATATCCAAACCCTACTTAGCCTCTACCCCAAGGAATACGGGTGTCAAATGCCTACCTgctttctgcagggaaaagaggACACCCAACatgaaaagaggggaaaaaccccagCTGAATCACATCCCTGAGGGAAGGGTTTCAGCCTTCCTGTCTCGGTGTTCTTTCAGGACACGTTGGAttggcccagctccagccgctCTAACGGTAGCCATGGGAACCTCAAATTAATTCCTCCCAGTTCCCTACGTGAATAACACGGCTGTGTATTCCAGAGGAACTGAACAACACCTACTCAAAGCACCCAGCATCACATGGTTTGCTCAGAGCAGAAGGGAACAGGCACAAAATAAATTGCCCCTGCTAATTCTGTAATTAGAATGTCTGTTTCTGCATGAATGCTACAAAAAGAGCTTCCTGCAAGTCCATGCCACCATTGATAACAACACTTCTGCCTTCATCTGTCAGGGCttttggtttagtttgtttttaaaatcttctgtcTTGAAAAGAAGTGAGGCACTAAATTAAAAGTACACTTTGGGAAATCTTGAACACCTGacctccctcttcccctccctgtAAGACTCAGGTTGACCACAGTCAGAGGAAACAACAGATCAAACTTACCATCAGTAGCCAGGGGGTCctgggaggagaaagagaacCAAAACTGCAGATTACAAAGGGTCAGTGATAAAGGATAGCCTTGAAGGCCTGGCAGAGTGCCAGTGCCCAGGATTTAGAGATAAGGAGGTGACTCCCcacccagcctgggacagttCTGAGACACAGCTGAACACAAGCAGGACAGTctgtaaagcagcagcagcactggacGTACTGTGCCAAGCAGCTCGCTCCTCATCTGGCCCGTGCAGCGCGCCTTGGTCTGCAGGTGGACGGTTTTGGTGGCCGGGGTTCTCTCCTTGGCTGTGGTCGGGGTGCGCCCAGGGGCCAGCAGCTGGTTTGCCAGAGCCTTTTCTGTGGACGAAGACTGGGAGTGGGGAGAAGCAGGGAACAGTCAGGGATATGAGACTCTGCAGTGtgaggcagctgggctgtggcacacAAGGATGGTAGGGGTGCAATCCCAACAGTGAAGTCAGcctgaacagcagcactgactgcTCACTGACCAAAACCCAGCTTACTGGCATTTCGCAGCTCTCCAGGTGCACCTGGGACCATCCCAGAGAGGGACAGCACCTGCCCATGCATCTCCCAACAAAGGAGTGAGAAAGATGAATGCAATATAtactttgcttttgaaaagaaGTTTCACACAGTACCTCCTTTTAACAAAACATGAACCCAGTGGATTTATTCAGGCTTTCACAAGGAGTGCCTAATAAGATTTTAACGACTGTTATTTTGAGATGCAAGATAAAAGTAAGCATAGGAACCAGGCACAGAATACTGGAGTCTTCCACAGTTGAACTAGTAGATCTTACCAATTTTTCAGCTTCTAGGAGTCCCTTTAGGAAGTCCACTTTGCGAGAGTATTCGTtcagcagctcaggggctggCTTGCTGTTGGAATTGAAAGATACTAATATGAAAACCAAAAGTTATCAGAATTTTCTAGTGTTCTATTTTCCAAATTagataataaattttaaaaaaacacaaacccacatGGCTCttcaaagaagcagaaatagCCTCAGGTTGGGAATACACTTACAACCCTCTGCAAATCACCTTTTCCAAGgcagggggggctcagggaACGGATGTTTCCACAGGGAAGCAcacactgctgtggtgtttgtgGGCTATGGCTGACTTCCAGGTAAGAGATTATCGAATCACAGTGTCATTAATGTTACAAAAGTCCTCCAAGATCACCAaatccaacctttgactgaatCCCCCCATTTCCACTAAACCATATTGCTAAATGCcacatctgctttctttttgaacacttccagggatggtgactccatcacaTCACTGGGCAGCCCGTTCCAGTGTTTTACCACTTTCAcggaaggaatttttcctggtATCCTCCCCTGGCACACCCTGAAGGGTTTTCCTGAAGCACAAACCCCACAGCGGGCTCAGAGCGCTCACCTGGCCTGCTTCTTCAGCTCCCGGAGCATGTCCTCCAGAGCAGCCACATACTGAGGGCAAAAACAACACTTTAAGTGACAGCATTAAGGAGAAAGACCCTGTGTGGCCAAAGCTGAGTTTATCACCACAGCGCTCCCCGTCTCGTTACTGAGGGCCGGGCGGCCTCACCTTCTCCAGCCGCCACTCCTCGGGGTCCCGCCGCTCCGCCGCCAGCGCCTCGCACCGGCTCAGGAGCCGCATCAGGTTCAGCTCCAGCCGCGTCGGGGCCATGGTGGCACCGGAACTCGCCTCAGCGCCGGGCGCCATCTTGGGGCGGGGCGCGGGAAGGGGCGGGAAGCGCCGGGCGGGCCGAGACCTCCCcgcttttttaaaaaaacccaaaaacttccCGCAAATCCAACGCCCGCGCACGGGCACAGAGGCAGCTGCGGTTCGGAGCCGCTGGGGCAACGCTGTGGCGGCTGCTGTGGGCGAGCTGAACTCTTCCTTCACTCCAACATGGCGCAGCGCCGTGAGGGGCCGGGGCACGGCCGCGGCTTCAAGGCGCCGATGGAGGATGGCAGCTCGCCCTCAGGTGTGTCCCCGCACAGCACACCCAGCATGGGAGTCCCGCCTGTGCTCCAGGAGCACCAAAATCCTCCCCTATGACACCGCAGCCGCGTTA from Ficedula albicollis isolate OC2 chromosome 28, FicAlb1.5, whole genome shotgun sequence encodes:
- the USE1 gene encoding vesicle transport protein USE1, yielding MAPGAEASSGATMAPTRLELNLMRLLSRCEALAAERRDPEEWRLEKYVAALEDMLRELKKQASKPAPELLNEYSRKVDFLKGLLEAEKLSSSTEKALANQLLAPGRTPTTAKERTPATKTVHLQTKARCTGQMRSELLGTDPLATDDSEELNIRKRKGLTSDEKQSAVELDAVLQHHQDMQEKLAEEMLSLARSLKNNTLAAQNVIKQDNQTLSHSLRMADQNFEKLKDESDRLEQHAKKSVNWLLWIMLIVVCFIFISMILFIRIFPKLK